The Candidatus Woesearchaeota archaeon sequence AAGAATTTTAGTTTATGTTGTCACACCATAACTCATTGCTATTGCATCCTTCATGAGTTTGTGTATTTGTTTGCTGTTATGATTTCATCTATGGTCCTGCTGAGGAGCATGTAGAATCCTATTGTACAGCGGACTGTTACCATGCCAAGAACATGCAGCAGAATAGCTGATTATCTGTTGGATCTATACCACTCCACAAACTTCTTCATACCTTCAGCAAAAGAAGTGGTGGGTTTATAACCCAACAATTTCCCTGCCTTTGATACATCTGCATAGGTCATTGAGACATCCCCTGGCTGCATCGGCATCTTTTTTATGATGGCTTTCTTGCCGACCAGGTTTTCAACAATAGAGATGAACTCCTTGAGAGAAACAGGATTGTTATTGCCCAGATTTATTATCTCATAGTCAAATTGTTTGTCGATGCAGGCAACTACGCCAGAAACAATGTCAGCAATATAGGTATAATCTCTTTTCGTGCTTCCATCCCCGAACATTGTAAGCTCTTTGCCCTCTGTTACCCATTGGACAAATTTGTATGGTGCCATGTCTGGCCTTCCGCGGGGGCCATAGACAGTGAAGAAGCGGAGGCATGTGCACTTTATTCCATAGAGATGATGGTATGTATAGCACATTAATTCTCCTGTCCTTTTTGTTGCTGCATATGGTGATATCGGATGCTCCACATTGTCTGTTTCAGAGAAAGGCACCTTGTCCCTATCCCCATACACTGAAGATGATGATGCGAACACGAAATGCTTCACAGAGAACTCACGTGCACACTCAAGAAGGTTCAATGTCCCTTTCACATTAACTTCTTCATATAGCAGCGGCTGTTCAATGGAAGGTCTTACCCCGGCGCGCGCGCCAAGGTGACAGATGACATCTATCTTGTGCTCGACAAATATGCCTCGCAGAAGATCATGTTCTGTGAAATCCCCTTTCACAAGCACAAAATTCTTCTTGCCGATATTGTGCTGGATATTCTCATGTTTGAAAGAGGGGTCATAATAATCATTGAAGTTATCGATACACACAACCTTATCTCCTCTGGAGATGAGCGCATCGCATACATGGCTTCCTATGAATCCAGCTCCGCCTGTTACTAGTATTGTTTTCATCTTACCCTGATATAGTCTTGGATATTCCCTAGGTCTATCCTGACCTCTTCCATCGGTTTGTTGATATGATAACAGAACACACTCCTGCCATTGTCAATCAGCCAAGGTATGATCTGGCCGATATTTTCCCTGTTAGGAAGATCATATCCTCTTAGTACAGGTACATCTTGTCTTGAGACAAAATATACTGGCAGCACAGCATTGGTTGACTCAGGATTTGCAGGTTTCTCGGCAAATTTTATGATTCTGCCAGATGCATCAAGCACTGCCATGCCCCGTCTGTGCATCTCTGACTCTTGTTCATTATAGCTGACAGAGCATGTTCCATGCTCTTCAAAGAACCTGTACACATCCCTGAAATCGAATCTGAATATGCTGTCTGATGCGCAGATTACAACATCATCCTGCGGATCTGCCTGTTCCAGCGCAGACAGGAGTGATTCTATGGCTCCTTTGTCTTTGAGATAAGTATTATTTCCATCGCTATACACCTTTACTGGCTTACCTTTTCCCCATTCCTCAAAATCTCGCTTGAAGAATTCATTTGTTATGACATATACCTCATCAACTTGTGGTATTGTTCTTATTGATTCATAGACATGGTCCATGACAGGTCTTCCATCCACTTGTAAGAATGCTTTCTGCTTCCTGTCAACTTCAGGTCTCAACCTTTCATACAGGTCAGGGTCTGCGCTTTCAAGCTGATGGAGCGTGCTCTGCATCCTTTTTCCGTAGCCTGCTGCCAGGATTATTGCTTTCATCTGCCGACACCTATGTAATTGAATCCTTCCATGTCTGATGGGTTGTATATGTTCCTTCCGTCGACAATATTTGCCTTTCTCACACTTTTCCTGATTTTCTCGAAATCTAGTTCCCTGAACACATCCCACTCTGTCAGAAGGATTATGCAGTCTGTATCTTCAGCTGCAGAATAAGGGTCATTATGATATTTTATTTCAGGCATTATCTGTTTTGCATTATCATTCGCAACCGGATCAAATGCATGCACTTCAGCCCCTTCAGAACTCAATTGCTTGATTATCTCTATTGACGGTGCCATCCTCATGTCATCTGTCCTTGGCTTGAAGGCCAGGCCCCATATCGCGATCTTTTTCCCTTTGAGATTGCCGACGAGCTTCTTGACTTTTGGTACTATGCTTTTTTTCTGTCTTTCATTTGTTGAGTGCACTGCCTCTATTATGCTTGCGTCGCATCCATGCTTTTCGAGTGTATGTTTTAATTCAAGCACGTCTTTTGGGAAGCAATTGTGGATCAATAAACCGGAAGATACAACCAAATGAGAATTTGAAGTTTCTACACTGTAAACATCACCGAAATAATCTTCTTTTTCAATCTTACTGACAGGTACAAGTGCATAATTCGGTTTAAGTTTGTGCCCACTAGGTCTGATATTTCTTTGATATTCTTTTGCAATCTTTTTGTATTTATCCCATTTTTGTCCAAAAAAGGGACCGAGCTTATTTATGTTGTTTATCCCGTTTATTCTGACTATATAAGCTGGAACTGTGGATTTATTCATATACTTATTTTGAATTGAGGCCATGAATCCGCAAATTTGTAGCAAGACAACAAAAGAATGCCCCAATTTTCTGCTTACAGTTGCATACTCTATATTGAGGTTTTTGCCCTTGTTTAATCGTGTAATGCTTCCATCTCCTCTTAACAGTCCTTTTATGAATTCTAATTGCAGTTCTTTCGGCAATCGGAAAATATGGGGGGGTATTTGTTTTTCATAACAATTGCTGCCGCATTGTAAGACCTCTTGAAAAAGATATGCAAGGATATTGGATGAAACAATTATTGAATGGCTATTTCCAGAAATCCTGTCAAGATTTTTTATTTTAAGTCTTGTCAGGATAGTTTTCACATCTTTTATATATTCTGTTTCATGGGATCCAAATGCGAATCCAATGCGTTTTCTGATCTTGTCATATCTGCCATTATCTATGCTGATCCATCCTTCAGCCAGATAGTAGCCGATAAGTCTCGCAAAATCGTGGTCAATGCTGATTATCGATGGAATGGCAGTTGCTTTGTTTCTGACCGTGAAAAGTCTGTTGTTTTTGTATTTGTAGATCTCTTTTAGGTGGATTGCATCCCTGAGTCTTATGGTGCCGTTCTTTTTGATATCATGGGGATATTTGTTGGAAAGATGCTTTTTTAGTATACCAAATTCATTTTTTGTCAATTCCTTGTTGTTCAGCCATGTTTGATTAAGGAGAATTTTGTTTTTCTTCAGCTCATTGAACATATCAATCTGTATTTTTTCCCCTTTTATTTGACCAAAAGGGCATATCAAAATATCCTTCTTGGCAAGGTTCTTTGATAATTTGATCTTTATTCTGCCATTTTCCCAGACTGGGATTGGATGATCATCAGTTATTCTTGTTTTTCTGCCCATGTTAGTGCATATATGGATCATTTTTCCCTTGTAAGATCTTATTGTAAGGGCATTGACTTGTTTCAAACAGATACCATGCTCGTCAGCAGTTAATATTTTACATTCATCAATTCCTTTCTTCTCTGAAATCTCATAGAATTCTTTAATTGTTAA is a genomic window containing:
- a CDS encoding GDP-mannose 4,6-dehydratase; this translates as MKTILVTGGAGFIGSHVCDALISRGDKVVCIDNFNDYYDPSFKHENIQHNIGKKNFVLVKGDFTEHDLLRGIFVEHKIDVICHLGARAGVRPSIEQPLLYEEVNVKGTLNLLECAREFSVKHFVFASSSSVYGDRDKVPFSETDNVEHPISPYAATKRTGELMCYTYHHLYGIKCTCLRFFTVYGPRGRPDMAPYKFVQWVTEGKELTMFGDGSTKRDYTYIADIVSGVVACIDKQFDYEIINLGNNNPVSLKEFISIVENLVGKKAIIKKMPMQPGDVSMTYADVSKAGKLLGYKPTTSFAEGMKKFVEWYRSNR
- a CDS encoding NTP transferase domain-containing protein, giving the protein MKAIILAAGYGKRMQSTLHQLESADPDLYERLRPEVDRKQKAFLQVDGRPVMDHVYESIRTIPQVDEVYVITNEFFKRDFEEWGKGKPVKVYSDGNNTYLKDKGAIESLLSALEQADPQDDVVICASDSIFRFDFRDVYRFFEEHGTCSVSYNEQESEMHRRGMAVLDASGRIIKFAEKPANPESTNAVLPVYFVSRQDVPVLRGYDLPNRENIGQIIPWLIDNGRSVFCYHINKPMEEVRIDLGNIQDYIRVR
- a CDS encoding nucleotide sugar dehydrogenase gives rise to the protein MIAVIGTGYVGLVQGACLADLGNDVICVDIDASKIARLKNGEIPIYEPGLSDIVKLNVAHNRLSFTTDADLAIKSADIIFICVGTPPKENGEADMQYVHKVAETIGKCMNTYKIIVTKSTVPVGTGDEIKKIIKKNLSKEIEFDIVSNPEFLREGASVKDFQNPDRIIIGVESERAQERIGKLYRSLERTGKPIVYTDIKSAELIKYASNAMLATRISFMNMLSQLTEKLGGDIKQVGKGLGLDNRIGPRFLQAGVGYGGSCFHPDEFIYVKSENELKCLTIKEFYEISEKKGIDECKILTADEHGICLKQVNALTIRSYKGKMIHICTNMGRKTRITDDHPIPVWENGRIKIKLSKNLAKKDILICPFGQIKGEKIQIDMFNELKKNKILLNQTWLNNKELTKNEFGILKKHLSNKYPHDIKKNGTIRLRDAIHLKEIYKYKNNRLFTVRNKATAIPSIISIDHDFARLIGYYLAEGWISIDNGRYDKIRKRIGFAFGSHETEYIKDVKTILTRLKIKNLDRISGNSHSIIVSSNILAYLFQEVLQCGSNCYEKQIPPHIFRLPKELQLEFIKGLLRGDGSITRLNKGKNLNIEYATVSRKLGHSFVVLLQICGFMASIQNKYMNKSTVPAYIVRINGINNINKLGPFFGQKWDKYKKIAKEYQRNIRPSGHKLKPNYALVPVSKIEKEDYFGDVYSVETSNSHLVVSSGLLIHNCFPKDVLELKHTLEKHGCDASIIEAVHSTNERQKKSIVPKVKKLVGNLKGKKIAIWGLAFKPRTDDMRMAPSIEIIKQLSSEGAEVHAFDPVANDNAKQIMPEIKYHNDPYSAAEDTDCIILLTEWDVFRELDFEKIRKSVRKANIVDGRNIYNPSDMEGFNYIGVGR